From one Streptomyces sp. N50 genomic stretch:
- a CDS encoding LacI family DNA-binding transcriptional regulator — MKDIAQRAGVSESAVSFALNGRPGVSEITRDRVRRVAEQLGWRPSTAARALSGEGAATVGFVLARPADTLGVDSFFLQLVSGIQEVLAERHLGLLFQMAEDVDDECAVYRRWWAEHRVDGVLVADPRTADPRPDLLDELGLPAVVIGGAPDERHPGLSTVWADDAGAMTSVVDELYARGHRRIVHIAGLAGLAHTERRIRALRAEAAHRELTEVHSVTTDYSDAAGAAVTRRVLEVTAPPTALIYDNDVMAVAGVAAATELGFSVPADVSVVAWEDSALCRMVRPWLSALSRDSVEFGRTAARELTALLDGGPARTVRVPVPRLIERDSTGPARA, encoded by the coding sequence ATGAAGGACATCGCGCAGCGCGCCGGTGTGTCCGAGAGCGCGGTCTCCTTCGCGCTCAACGGCCGGCCCGGCGTCTCCGAGATCACCCGCGACCGGGTGCGCCGGGTCGCGGAGCAACTGGGCTGGCGGCCCAGTACGGCTGCGCGGGCGCTGTCCGGGGAGGGTGCGGCGACGGTCGGTTTCGTCCTCGCCCGGCCCGCGGACACCCTCGGCGTCGACTCGTTCTTCCTCCAACTCGTGTCGGGCATCCAGGAGGTGCTGGCCGAACGCCATCTCGGGCTGCTCTTCCAGATGGCCGAGGACGTCGACGACGAGTGCGCGGTCTACCGGCGCTGGTGGGCCGAACACCGGGTGGACGGCGTCCTGGTGGCCGACCCGCGCACCGCCGACCCGCGGCCCGACCTCCTCGACGAACTCGGCCTGCCCGCCGTGGTGATCGGCGGCGCACCCGACGAACGGCACCCCGGTCTGTCGACGGTGTGGGCCGACGACGCGGGCGCGATGACCTCGGTCGTCGACGAGTTGTACGCCCGTGGCCATCGGCGCATCGTGCACATCGCCGGGCTGGCGGGCCTCGCGCACACCGAGCGCCGTATCCGCGCCCTGCGCGCCGAGGCCGCGCACCGCGAACTGACCGAGGTGCACTCGGTGACCACCGACTACTCGGACGCGGCCGGAGCCGCCGTCACCCGCCGGGTGCTCGAAGTCACCGCTCCCCCAACGGCGTTGATCTACGACAACGACGTGATGGCCGTCGCCGGGGTGGCCGCAGCGACCGAACTCGGCTTCTCCGTACCGGCGGACGTGTCGGTGGTCGCCTGGGAGGACTCCGCGCTGTGCCGCATGGTCCGGCCGTGGCTGTCGGCGCTGTCCCGCGACAGCGTGGAGTTCGGCCGTACGGCGGCCCGGGAGTTGACCGCGCTGCTGGACGGCGGTCCGGCGCGCACGGTGCGGGTGCCGGTGCCTCGGCTGATCGAGCGGGACAGCACGGGACCGGCACGGGCATGA
- a CDS encoding FadR/GntR family transcriptional regulator, with product MDETLPSETDPGAAAPKGTVTQRAIDSIKALIGEGRLEPGQRLPTERDLAAQLGISRSSMREAIRALTVLGVLEARHGSGIYVTQLEAGDLLETFGVVADLSRGPGLVELLEVRRILESTATALAAARITPDQLAEVEKHLTAMNATDDPEEILAHDLAFHREIAAAAGNDTMAAILEGLSSRTFRARVWRGYQEEGAFARTRREHAAIHRALVARDPEAARAAAASHVGEVEEWLRAQLAP from the coding sequence GTGGACGAGACCCTGCCGAGTGAGACGGACCCGGGGGCCGCCGCGCCGAAGGGCACGGTGACGCAGCGCGCCATCGACTCGATCAAGGCCCTGATCGGCGAGGGCCGCCTGGAGCCGGGGCAGCGGCTGCCCACCGAACGCGATCTCGCGGCCCAACTGGGCATCTCCCGCAGCTCGATGCGCGAGGCGATCCGCGCGCTCACGGTGCTGGGCGTGCTGGAGGCGCGGCACGGTTCGGGCATCTACGTCACGCAGTTGGAGGCCGGCGACCTGCTGGAGACCTTCGGTGTCGTCGCCGACCTCTCGCGGGGCCCGGGCCTGGTGGAACTCCTCGAAGTCCGCCGCATCCTGGAGTCGACGGCGACAGCTTTGGCCGCGGCCCGCATCACCCCGGACCAGTTGGCCGAGGTCGAGAAACACCTCACGGCGATGAACGCCACCGACGACCCCGAGGAGATCCTCGCCCACGACCTCGCCTTCCACCGCGAGATCGCCGCCGCCGCCGGCAACGACACCATGGCCGCGATCCTGGAGGGCCTGTCGTCGCGCACGTTCCGCGCCCGCGTCTGGCGCGGCTACCAGGAGGAGGGCGCCTTCGCCCGCACCCGCCGCGAACACGCCGCGATCCACCGCGCGTTGGTGGCCCGCGACCCGGAAGCGGCCCGCGCGGCGGCGGCCTCGCACGTGGGTGAGGTCGAGGAGTGGCTGCGGGCGCAACTCGCCCCCTAG
- a CDS encoding SAM-dependent methyltransferase, with the protein MTSEDPLADRLQLDRPHSARVWNFLLGGKDNYAADREAGEMIVQMFPDIALLARLQRRFLVKAVRYLAEDAGIRQFLDIGTGLPTVDNTHEVAQRIAPESRIVYVDNDPLVLVHAQALLTSTPEGACAYVDADVRDPERILEAAAQTLDFTKPIALTMLGILGQIPDSDEPEAVVARFLDALPPGSYLALTDGTDTNAALNQAISVYNANSASSYHLRSPERIATFFDGLDAVEPGIVPISRWHPEPVDVGRDPSVENTICGIGRKA; encoded by the coding sequence ATGACCTCCGAAGACCCGCTGGCCGACCGGCTCCAGCTCGACCGGCCGCACTCCGCCCGTGTGTGGAACTTCCTCCTGGGCGGCAAGGACAACTACGCCGCCGACCGCGAGGCCGGCGAGATGATCGTCCAGATGTTCCCGGACATCGCGCTCCTCGCCCGCCTCCAACGCCGGTTCCTGGTAAAGGCGGTGCGCTATCTCGCCGAGGACGCGGGCATCCGCCAGTTCCTCGACATCGGGACCGGTCTGCCCACCGTCGACAACACGCACGAGGTCGCTCAGCGCATCGCGCCCGAGAGCCGCATCGTGTACGTCGACAACGACCCGCTGGTGCTGGTGCACGCGCAGGCGCTGCTCACCAGCACCCCGGAGGGTGCCTGCGCCTACGTCGACGCCGATGTGCGCGACCCCGAGAGGATTCTCGAAGCCGCCGCCCAGACCCTGGACTTCACCAAGCCGATCGCGCTGACGATGCTGGGCATCCTGGGTCAGATCCCGGACTCGGACGAGCCCGAGGCCGTCGTGGCCCGCTTCCTCGACGCGTTGCCCCCGGGCAGCTATCTCGCGCTGACCGACGGCACCGACACCAACGCGGCGCTCAACCAGGCGATTTCGGTGTACAACGCCAACTCCGCGAGCTCCTACCACCTGCGCAGCCCCGAGCGGATAGCGACGTTCTTCGACGGCCTCGATGCCGTCGAACCCGGCATCGTCCCCATTTCGCGGTGGCACCCGGAGCCCGTCGACGTGGGCCGTGATCCATCCGTCGAGAACACGATCTGCGGCATCGGCCGCAAGGCCTGA
- a CDS encoding DUF4231 domain-containing protein: MRRRTAVGQAWASQPDPLLGLARQELEFYAGACDRARWLHYTTELGALAATSATVVAAGLHAPAWLTALIAGSAVFFTGMRQLFSPGSRWVLAAQAREGLRRAIDRYLLLPQAERDADARAALHRAIDEVGTSELRGWAEVQGQRGEPPLPASGG, from the coding sequence ATGAGACGAAGAACGGCCGTCGGCCAGGCCTGGGCCTCCCAACCCGATCCTCTACTGGGGCTTGCCCGGCAGGAGTTGGAGTTCTACGCGGGGGCGTGCGACCGGGCCAGGTGGCTGCACTACACGACGGAACTCGGCGCTCTCGCCGCCACGTCCGCGACGGTCGTGGCGGCGGGACTGCACGCGCCTGCCTGGCTCACCGCCCTGATCGCGGGCAGCGCCGTCTTCTTCACCGGCATGCGCCAACTCTTCAGCCCGGGCTCGCGCTGGGTTCTGGCCGCCCAGGCGCGGGAGGGTTTGCGCCGGGCGATCGACCGCTACCTGCTGCTGCCCCAGGCCGAGCGTGACGCGGACGCGCGGGCCGCTCTGCACCGGGCGATCGACGAGGTGGGCACGAGCGAACTGCGGGGATGGGCGGAGGTGCAGGGGCAGAGGGGGGAACCGCCATTGCCTGCGTCCGGCGGTTGA
- a CDS encoding carbohydrate ABC transporter permease, with translation MSVIERTRPVQETAVREPRVTDEHGRRIRVWELALRYALLLIVLAITVGPFVWQLSTSLKGPTEDIYSSPPTFLPEHPTLHNYKRVADTIPVWDYAFNSLKVAAGNVVTNCVGSALAGYALARLRYRGRRVATLVFILAMLVPVEGIIIAQFTTMRELGLNNTLIGVVLPGCIGAMNVLLMRNAFLNLPYEIEEAAYVDGANVWQRFLRIALPSVKGTIAVVAIFAFMGAWDDFLWPLIVLSDPSKFTLTIGLNYLHGTFANDERLVAAGTVIAVAPLIALFACLQRYFFRGVGEGAVKG, from the coding sequence TTGAGCGTCATCGAGCGCACAAGGCCCGTCCAGGAGACGGCGGTTCGCGAACCCCGCGTCACGGACGAGCACGGCCGCCGCATCCGCGTCTGGGAACTCGCCCTGCGCTACGCCCTGTTGCTGATCGTCCTCGCCATAACAGTCGGCCCCTTCGTGTGGCAGCTCTCCACCTCGCTCAAGGGCCCGACCGAGGACATCTACAGCTCGCCGCCGACCTTCCTCCCCGAACACCCCACCCTGCACAACTACAAGCGGGTCGCCGACACCATCCCCGTCTGGGACTATGCCTTCAACTCGCTGAAGGTCGCCGCCGGCAACGTCGTGACGAACTGCGTCGGTTCGGCCCTCGCGGGTTACGCGCTGGCCCGGCTGCGGTACCGGGGCCGCCGCGTGGCCACCCTCGTCTTCATCCTCGCGATGCTCGTGCCGGTCGAGGGCATCATCATCGCCCAGTTCACCACCATGCGGGAGCTGGGCCTGAACAACACCCTGATCGGGGTGGTCCTCCCGGGCTGCATCGGCGCGATGAACGTGCTGCTGATGCGCAACGCCTTCCTCAACCTGCCCTACGAGATAGAGGAAGCCGCCTACGTCGACGGCGCCAACGTGTGGCAGCGGTTCCTGCGGATCGCGCTGCCGTCCGTGAAGGGCACCATCGCCGTCGTCGCCATCTTCGCCTTCATGGGCGCCTGGGACGACTTCCTGTGGCCGCTCATCGTGCTCAGCGACCCGTCCAAGTTCACGCTCACCATCGGCCTCAACTATCTGCACGGCACCTTCGCCAACGACGAACGCCTGGTCGCCGCCGGCACGGTCATCGCCGTGGCACCGCTGATCGCCCTCTTCGCCTGCCTCCAGCGGTACTTCTTCCGGGGCGTGGGCGAAGGCGCGGTCAAGGGCTGA
- a CDS encoding cellulase family glycosylhydrolase, translating into MSSAVRFGVNYTPSQGWFHHWLDFDLDSVRADLDSIAELGLDHIRVFPLWPYFQPNRTMIRTKAVEQLVELVDAAGERGLDVNVDGLQGHLSSFDYLPAWTRTWHRRNLFTDPDVLDGQAAYLRTLAAALADRPHFIGMTLGNEVNQFSAGPHPDPDRATEEQIDVWLERMLAACAEGAPGKPHLHAEYDATWYQDDMPFTPAQAARHGAMTAVHSWVFNGTAQRHGRSSVPSEHHAAYLVELSKAWAEEPHRPVWLQEVGAPQPLVPAEHAADFASATIANALDCPDLWGITWWCSHDVSRELADFPELEYGLGLLTNDRQPKDIALVLAEAARDPTYEPAARTTALVVPADPSVRSGCGPGGQVFDAYFRLVADGVRPATVLDVRADDKEHLAARGITEVVTPDQVLPTRQGGTSS; encoded by the coding sequence ATGTCTTCTGCCGTGCGCTTCGGCGTCAACTACACGCCCAGCCAGGGGTGGTTCCACCACTGGCTCGACTTCGACCTCGACTCCGTACGCGCCGACCTCGACTCGATCGCAGAGCTGGGTCTCGATCACATCCGCGTCTTCCCGCTGTGGCCGTACTTCCAGCCCAACCGGACCATGATCCGAACGAAGGCCGTGGAACAGCTGGTTGAGCTGGTCGACGCAGCCGGTGAGCGTGGGCTCGACGTCAACGTCGATGGTCTGCAAGGGCACTTGAGCAGCTTCGACTACCTGCCCGCGTGGACCCGGACCTGGCACCGGCGCAACCTCTTCACCGACCCCGACGTCCTCGACGGCCAGGCCGCCTACCTGCGCACGCTGGCCGCCGCTCTCGCCGACCGCCCCCACTTCATCGGCATGACGCTCGGCAACGAGGTCAACCAGTTCTCGGCGGGCCCGCATCCGGACCCCGACCGGGCGACGGAGGAGCAGATCGACGTCTGGCTGGAGCGGATGCTCGCGGCCTGTGCGGAGGGTGCGCCCGGCAAGCCGCATCTGCACGCCGAGTACGACGCGACCTGGTACCAGGACGACATGCCGTTCACCCCGGCCCAGGCCGCCCGCCACGGTGCGATGACGGCCGTGCACTCCTGGGTCTTCAACGGCACCGCCCAGCGCCACGGCCGTAGTTCGGTCCCCTCCGAGCATCATGCCGCGTACTTGGTCGAGTTGAGCAAGGCGTGGGCCGAGGAACCGCACCGGCCCGTCTGGCTCCAGGAGGTCGGCGCGCCCCAGCCGCTCGTGCCCGCCGAGCACGCGGCCGACTTCGCCTCCGCCACCATCGCCAACGCCCTTGACTGCCCTGACCTTTGGGGCATCACCTGGTGGTGCTCGCACGACGTGTCCCGCGAGCTCGCGGATTTCCCCGAACTCGAGTACGGGCTGGGCCTGTTGACCAACGACCGGCAGCCCAAGGACATCGCGCTGGTGTTGGCGGAGGCGGCCCGCGACCCCACGTACGAACCCGCCGCGCGCACCACGGCGCTCGTCGTGCCCGCCGATCCGTCGGTCCGTTCGGGCTGCGGTCCCGGTGGGCAGGTCTTCGACGCCTACTTCCGGCTCGTCGCCGACGGGGTCCGCCCGGCGACCGTCCTCGACGTGCGCGCGGACGACAAGGAACACCTCGCCGCGCGGGGCATCACCGAAGTCGTCACTCCCGACCAGGTGCTCCCCACCCGACAAGGAGGCACCAGTTCGTGA
- a CDS encoding alpha-mannosidase encodes MHDDRSLVEARLKRVLEERIRPAVYPESVPLEVAVWHAPDEPVPVAEGLAGTPEPIEVGGRWGAPWGTSWFRVTGTVPQEWAGKTVEALLDLGFDENMPGFQCEGLVYRPDGTPVKGLNPRNQWVRIGAPVAGGEEVRLHIEAASNPVVLDYHPFLPTQLGDKETAGSEPQYTLTRMDLAVLDENVWNLVLDLEVAGELMAELPVDAARRWDLLRAIEKALDAVDLQDVNGTAERARSQLTAVLSTPAVPSAHRISAIGHAHIDSAWLWPLRETVRKVARTTSNMTALLDDEPDFVFAMSQAQQWAWVKEHRPEVWARVKKAVADGRFVPAGGMWVESDTNMPGSEAMARQFVHGKRFFLDEFGIENEEAWLPDTFGFAAGLPQIIKAAGSKWLLTQKISWSQTNKFPHHTFRWEGIDGTRIFTHFPPVDTYNCSMQGREIAHAARNFKDKGVARHSLAPTGWGDGGGGTTREMVAKAARLRDLEGSATVAWETPKEFFEKAEAEYPEPPVWVGELYLELHRATLTSQAKTKQGNRRSEHLLREAELWAATAAVRAGFPYPYEDLDRIWKTVLLHQFHDILPGSSIAWVHREARRTYERLAAELNAVIDAAQHALAGEGTTPLLFNSAPHTREGVPAGGAQTPAVEGETALATRVGGGHVLENGLLRVEIDARGLVVSAYDITADRETIAPGRASNLLQLHPDFPNMWDAWDVDEFYRNTVTDLTDAEEVVAEGNNAVRIVRSFGASKVTQLLSLAPGERRLLIDTEVDWHETEKFLKLAFPLDVHAERYASETQFGHFHRPTHTNTSWEAAKFEACNHRFVHMEEPGWGVAVVNDSTYGHDVTRTVRGDGDHGTTTTVRVSLLRAPRFPDPETDQGVHRFRHALVPGAGIGDAVREGWRINLPERRVEGGQEVAPLVGVDRDAVVITAVKLADDGSGDVVVRFHEAHGGRARATLTLGFAFDAVEAVDLLERPSADAGEVTREGDQLTLRLRPFELVTLRFRRS; translated from the coding sequence ATGCATGACGACCGCAGCCTGGTCGAAGCCCGCCTCAAGCGCGTCCTCGAAGAGCGCATCCGTCCCGCCGTGTATCCCGAGTCCGTGCCGCTGGAGGTGGCCGTCTGGCACGCGCCCGACGAGCCGGTGCCCGTGGCCGAGGGGCTCGCGGGCACACCCGAACCGATCGAGGTGGGTGGCCGGTGGGGTGCTCCCTGGGGCACCAGCTGGTTCCGCGTCACCGGGACCGTCCCCCAGGAGTGGGCGGGGAAGACCGTCGAGGCGCTGCTGGACCTCGGCTTCGACGAGAACATGCCCGGCTTCCAGTGCGAGGGCCTCGTCTACCGGCCCGACGGCACCCCCGTGAAGGGCCTCAACCCGCGCAACCAGTGGGTCAGGATCGGCGCGCCCGTCGCCGGTGGCGAGGAGGTGCGGCTGCACATCGAGGCCGCGTCCAACCCGGTGGTCCTGGACTACCACCCGTTCCTGCCGACCCAGTTGGGCGACAAGGAGACCGCCGGCAGCGAGCCCCAGTACACGCTGACCCGCATGGATCTCGCGGTCCTCGACGAGAACGTCTGGAACCTCGTCCTCGACCTGGAGGTCGCCGGCGAGCTGATGGCCGAGCTGCCGGTGGACGCGGCGCGCCGCTGGGACCTGCTGCGGGCGATCGAGAAGGCGCTGGACGCGGTCGACCTCCAAGACGTCAACGGCACGGCGGAGCGCGCCCGTTCGCAGCTCACGGCCGTCCTGTCGACGCCTGCCGTCCCGTCCGCGCACCGCATCAGCGCGATCGGGCACGCGCACATCGACTCGGCGTGGTTGTGGCCGTTGCGCGAGACGGTCCGCAAGGTGGCGCGCACAACGTCCAACATGACGGCCCTCCTTGACGACGAGCCCGACTTCGTCTTCGCCATGTCCCAGGCCCAGCAGTGGGCTTGGGTGAAGGAGCACCGGCCCGAGGTGTGGGCGCGGGTCAAGAAGGCGGTGGCGGACGGGCGGTTCGTGCCGGCCGGTGGTATGTGGGTGGAGTCGGACACCAACATGCCGGGCTCGGAGGCGATGGCCCGTCAGTTCGTGCACGGGAAGCGGTTCTTCCTCGACGAGTTCGGCATCGAGAACGAGGAGGCCTGGCTGCCCGACACCTTCGGCTTCGCCGCCGGACTCCCGCAGATCATCAAGGCCGCCGGCTCCAAGTGGCTGCTGACGCAGAAGATCTCCTGGTCGCAGACCAACAAGTTCCCGCACCACACCTTCCGTTGGGAGGGCATCGACGGCACCCGGATCTTCACCCACTTCCCGCCCGTCGACACCTACAACTGCTCCATGCAGGGCCGCGAGATCGCCCACGCGGCACGCAACTTCAAGGACAAGGGCGTCGCCCGCCACTCCCTCGCGCCCACCGGCTGGGGCGACGGAGGCGGCGGCACGACGCGCGAGATGGTCGCGAAGGCGGCCCGGCTGCGTGACCTCGAAGGCTCGGCGACCGTGGCCTGGGAGACTCCGAAGGAGTTCTTCGAGAAGGCGGAGGCCGAATACCCCGAACCCCCGGTCTGGGTCGGCGAGTTGTACCTCGAACTCCACCGCGCCACCCTCACCAGCCAGGCCAAGACCAAGCAGGGCAACCGCCGCAGCGAACACCTCCTGCGCGAGGCGGAGTTGTGGGCGGCGACGGCTGCCGTACGGGCCGGATTCCCTTACCCGTACGAGGACTTGGACCGGATCTGGAAGACGGTCCTGCTGCACCAGTTCCACGACATCCTGCCGGGCTCCTCCATCGCGTGGGTGCACCGCGAGGCCCGCCGGACCTACGAGCGCCTCGCCGCGGAACTCAACGCCGTCATCGACGCGGCCCAGCACGCGCTGGCGGGCGAGGGCACGACCCCTCTCCTCTTCAACTCCGCGCCCCACACCCGCGAGGGTGTCCCCGCAGGCGGCGCCCAGACCCCGGCCGTCGAGGGCGAGACGGCACTCGCGACCCGGGTCGGCGGCGGACACGTACTGGAGAACGGTCTCCTCCGTGTCGAGATCGACGCCCGGGGACTCGTCGTCTCCGCCTACGACATCACGGCCGACCGCGAGACGATCGCCCCCGGCCGAGCCTCCAACCTGCTCCAACTCCACCCGGATTTCCCGAACATGTGGGACGCCTGGGACGTCGACGAGTTCTACCGGAACACGGTCACCGACCTCACGGACGCGGAGGAGGTCGTGGCCGAGGGGAACAACGCCGTGCGGATCGTACGGTCCTTCGGCGCGTCCAAGGTCACCCAGCTCCTGTCCCTCGCCCCCGGGGAGCGGCGGCTGCTCATCGACACCGAGGTCGACTGGCATGAGACCGAGAAGTTCCTGAAGCTCGCGTTCCCGCTGGACGTGCACGCCGAACGGTACGCGTCCGAGACCCAGTTCGGGCACTTCCACCGGCCCACGCACACCAACACGTCATGGGAGGCGGCCAAGTTCGAGGCCTGCAACCACCGCTTCGTCCACATGGAGGAACCCGGCTGGGGCGTCGCCGTCGTCAACGACTCGACGTACGGCCACGATGTGACCCGTACGGTCCGCGGCGACGGCGACCACGGTACGACCACCACCGTCCGTGTCTCCCTCCTCCGCGCCCCGCGCTTCCCGGACCCCGAGACCGACCAGGGCGTCCACCGCTTCCGGCACGCACTGGTGCCCGGCGCGGGCATCGGCGACGCGGTCCGCGAAGGGTGGCGAATCAACCTGCCGGAGCGGCGAGTTGAGGGCGGACAGGAGGTTGCGCCGCTGGTCGGCGTCGACCGGGACGCGGTCGTCATCACGGCGGTGAAACTGGCCGACGACGGGAGCGGTGACGTCGTGGTCCGCTTCCACGAGGCCCACGGGGGACGGGCCAGGGCGACACTGACGCTGGGCTTCGCGTTCGACGCCGTGGAGGCCGTGGACCTGCTGGAGCGGCCGTCGGCCGACGCCGGGGAGGTGACCCGCGAGGGCGATCAACTTACCCTGCGACTGCGCCCGTTCGAGCTGGTGACGCTGCGGTTCCGACGGTCCTGA
- a CDS encoding sugar ABC transporter substrate-binding protein gives MRISRRAFAAAAAAVVLMPLSACGSGGDDGGSTDASGKVEGDITFQTWNLRANFKSYFEGVISGFEKQYPGTHVKWIDQPAEGYADKISADAAGGTLPDVVNVSPDLVAPLAKAGLALDLDKSAAKYKSEYLPGAWASHEIPGMTGTYAFPWYLNTGPLFYNKSLFTQAGLNADQPPKTYDELFAQALQLAKKTDGKVATLANVPTVEDFGRYGVELMNKAGTAFAFNDAKGIELLTKYKELYDAKALDPQALTATPESSGKKFLTGAVAMNPGSALDLDNFKKQAPTLYKNIGITDQITSTGHVNMYVMGVMVNSKTKHTPASVAFAHYVTDAQQQMSFAKKVAIFPSTAGSLDDPYFTKEDGTDETRVRIAAAKSLKNAVNYTPVLFSEQMKTALRNEVAKALQGKESPKTALDNAVKQCDTLLQQEG, from the coding sequence GTGCGCATCTCCCGCAGAGCCTTCGCCGCAGCTGCCGCCGCCGTCGTCCTCATGCCGCTGAGCGCCTGCGGTTCCGGGGGAGACGACGGCGGTTCGACCGACGCCTCGGGCAAGGTCGAGGGCGACATCACCTTCCAGACCTGGAACCTCCGCGCCAATTTCAAGTCGTACTTCGAGGGCGTGATCTCCGGCTTCGAGAAGCAGTACCCCGGCACCCACGTGAAGTGGATCGACCAGCCCGCCGAGGGCTACGCCGACAAGATCAGCGCGGACGCCGCCGGCGGCACCCTGCCCGACGTCGTCAACGTCTCCCCGGATCTCGTCGCCCCGCTCGCCAAGGCGGGCCTCGCGCTCGACCTCGACAAGTCGGCCGCGAAGTACAAGAGCGAGTACCTGCCGGGTGCTTGGGCCAGCCACGAGATACCGGGCATGACCGGCACCTACGCCTTCCCCTGGTACCTCAACACCGGCCCGCTCTTCTACAACAAGTCCCTCTTCACACAGGCCGGGCTCAACGCCGACCAGCCGCCGAAGACGTACGACGAACTCTTCGCCCAGGCACTCCAGTTGGCCAAGAAGACCGACGGCAAGGTCGCCACCCTCGCCAACGTCCCCACCGTCGAGGACTTCGGCCGCTACGGCGTCGAGCTGATGAACAAGGCCGGTACCGCCTTCGCCTTCAACGACGCGAAGGGCATCGAACTCCTCACCAAGTACAAGGAGTTGTACGACGCGAAGGCCCTGGACCCGCAGGCGCTCACCGCCACCCCCGAGTCGTCCGGCAAGAAGTTCCTCACCGGCGCCGTCGCCATGAACCCCGGCAGCGCCCTGGACCTCGACAACTTCAAGAAGCAGGCGCCGACCCTGTACAAGAACATCGGCATCACCGACCAGATCACCAGCACCGGGCACGTGAACATGTACGTGATGGGCGTGATGGTCAACTCCAAGACCAAGCACACGCCCGCGTCCGTCGCCTTCGCGCACTACGTCACCGACGCCCAGCAGCAGATGTCGTTCGCGAAGAAGGTCGCCATCTTCCCGAGCACCGCCGGCTCCCTCGACGACCCGTACTTCACGAAGGAGGACGGCACCGACGAGACGCGGGTGCGGATCGCCGCCGCCAAGTCCCTGAAGAACGCGGTCAATTACACGCCGGTGCTGTTCAGCGAGCAGATGAAGACCGCGCTGCGCAACGAGGTCGCCAAGGCACTCCAGGGCAAGGAGAGCCCCAAGACGGCTCTCGACAACGCTGTCAAGCAGTGCGACACGCTGCTCCAGCAGGAGGGCTGA
- a CDS encoding sugar ABC transporter permease: MADVSRVRRQLPTSPWLFAAPGLLVVGAFVLYPFASTVINSFTDRRTLIPGHFVGFANFRELWHDDMFWTGLRNSTLYIVGVVPALVVLPLLLALLVQKNIPGITFFRSAFYTPVVASIVVVGLIWVWLLDERGLVNSLLETIGVGKVGFLSDQWLLLLSAMAVTVWKGLGYYMIIYLAALASVPRELHEAASVDGAGAVRRFFTVTVPAVRSTMVLVGALSSVAAFKVFSEVYLMAGPSGGPAGEDTTLVMLVQRTGTGLTGRVGYASALSVVVFVVTVALMLLVLRADRKEDS; encoded by the coding sequence ATGGCCGACGTGTCCCGCGTGCGGCGCCAACTGCCCACCAGTCCCTGGCTGTTCGCCGCCCCCGGGCTGCTCGTCGTCGGCGCCTTCGTGCTCTATCCCTTCGCCTCCACCGTGATCAACTCCTTCACGGACCGGCGCACCCTGATACCGGGCCACTTCGTCGGCTTCGCCAACTTCCGCGAGCTGTGGCATGACGACATGTTCTGGACCGGCCTGCGCAACAGCACCCTGTACATCGTCGGGGTGGTGCCCGCACTCGTCGTACTCCCGCTGCTGCTCGCCCTGTTGGTGCAGAAGAACATCCCCGGCATCACCTTCTTCCGGTCCGCCTTCTACACGCCGGTCGTCGCCTCGATCGTCGTGGTCGGGCTGATCTGGGTGTGGCTTCTGGACGAACGCGGCCTGGTCAACTCGCTGTTGGAGACGATCGGTGTCGGCAAGGTCGGGTTCCTCAGCGATCAGTGGCTGCTCCTGCTGAGCGCCATGGCCGTCACGGTCTGGAAGGGCCTCGGCTACTACATGATCATTTACCTGGCCGCGCTCGCCAGTGTCCCGCGCGAACTGCACGAGGCCGCCTCGGTCGACGGCGCGGGCGCGGTGCGCCGGTTCTTCACGGTGACCGTGCCCGCCGTCCGTTCCACGATGGTGCTGGTGGGCGCGTTGTCCTCGGTGGCCGCCTTCAAGGTGTTCTCGGAGGTCTATCTGATGGCGGGCCCGAGTGGCGGACCGGCCGGTGAGGACACCACCCTCGTGATGCTCGTCCAGCGCACCGGCACCGGTCTGACCGGCCGGGTCGGGTACGCCTCCGCGCTCTCGGTCGTCGTCTTCGTCGTCACCGTCGCGCTGATGCTGCTCGTGCTGCGGGCCGACCGGAAGGAAGACTCTTGA